The following is a genomic window from Arachis duranensis cultivar V14167 unplaced genomic scaffold, aradu.V14167.gnm2.J7QH unplaced_Scaffold_149398, whole genome shotgun sequence.
acaagtttATAAGCatgtttctttgatttgtctgccatctccagTGTGATTCTTGcaacttgtacctcaaagatccctagtttctccattacagagagtggcatgaggttgatacttgatcctaggtcacacagagccttttcaaaggtcatggtgcctatggtgcaaggtatcaaGAACCTTCCAGGATCCTCTTTTAGGCGAAGCTGTAGGTATTATTGCGGGCCAATCGATTGTCAAGTTTAAAGATATTCTTTTTAAAgaatattatttctttcttttttttgtccGAAAAGTGCATTGTGGGAACGGGATTGGAACGCCAAGTAGCCTTAGATTCGGGGGCTTCCGCTATAGCGGAACACGAGGGAAAGATCTTTTATACCGATACTGAAAAGATCCTTCTATTGGGCAATGGGGAGACTTTAAACATCCCATTGGTTATGTATCAAgattctaataaaaatacttGCATGCATCAAAAACCTCAAGTTCAACGCGGTAAATGCATAAAAAGGGGTCAAATTTTAGCGGACGGTGCTGCTACAATTTGCGGCGAACTTGCTTTGGGAAAAAACATATTAGTAGTTTATATGCCATGGGAGGGTTACAATTCTGAAGATGCTGTACTCATCAGCGAACGTCTGGTCTATGAAGATATTTATACTTCTTTTCACATACGGAAATATGAAATTCAAACTCATGTGACAAGCCACGGTCCTGAAAAAATCACTAAGGAAATCCCACACCTAGAAGCCCATTTACTCCGAAATTTAGACAAAAATGGAATTGTTACCCCCGGATCTTGGGTAGAGACGGGCGATATTTTAGTGGGGAAATTAACGCCTCAAATGGTACAAGAATCCTCGTATGCCCCGGAAGATAGATTATTACGAGCTATACTTGGAATTCAGGTATCCTCCTCAAAGGAAACTTGTCTAAAACTACCTATAGGCGGTAGAGGTCGAGTTGTTGATGTAAGAtggattcaaaaaaaaagaggttcCAATTATAATCCAGAAActattagaatatatatattgcAGAAACGTGAAATCAAAGTAGGGGATAAAGTGGCCGGGAGACATGGAAATAAGGGTATCGTTTCCAAAATTTTGCCTAGACAGGATATGCCTTATTTGCAAAATGGAAGACCCGTTGATATGGTCTTCAACCCATTAGGAGTTCCGTCAAGAATGAATGTAGGACAGATATTTGAATGCTCACTCGGATTAGCGGGGGATATGCTAGATAGACATTATCGAATAGCACCCTTTGATGAGAGATATGAGCAAGAGGCTTCGAGAAAACTAGTATTTTCTGAATTATATGAAGCCAGTAAACAAACGTCGAATCCGTGGATATTTGAACCCGAGTATCCGGGCAAAAGCAGAATATTTGATGGAAGAACAGGGAATCCTTTTGAACAGCCTGTTATAATAGGAAAGCCTTATATCTTGAAATTAATTCATCAAGTTGATGATAAAATACACGGACGTTCTTGTGGGCATTATGCACTTGTTACGCAACAACCCCTTAGAGGAAGGGCTAAACAAGGAGGACAGCGCGTAGGTGAGATGGAGGTTTGGGCTCTCGAGGGATTTGGTGTTGCTCATATTTTGCAAGAGATGCTTACTTATAAATCTGATCATATTAAAGCTCGGCAAATAGTACTCGCGACTACGATCATTGGACGAACAATACCAAAACCCGCGAACGCTCCAGAATCCTTTCGATTACTCGTTCGAGAACTACGATCTTTAGCTATGGAATTGAATCATTTCCTTGTATCCGAGAAGAACTTCAGGATTCATAGGAAGGAAGCTTAATTGGATGGAATCATCATTTTTACTCTATGATTGATCAATATAAACATAAACAACTCCGAATTGGATCGGTCTCTCCTCAACAAATAATTGCTTGGGCAAAAAAAATCTTACCTAATGGAGAGATAGTTGGGGAGGTAACAAAGCCCTATACTTTTCATTACAAAACTAATAAGCCTGAAAAAGATGGATTATTTTGCGAAAGAATTTTTGGACCTGTAAAAAGTGGAATTTGTGCTTGTGGAAATTATCGAGTGAtcggagagaaaaaaaaagacaaccAAAAATTTTGCGAACAATGTGGGGTAGAATTTGTTGATTCTCGGATACGTAGATATCAAATGGGCTATATAAAACTCGCATGCCCAGTAACCCATGTGTGGTATTTGAAACGTCTTCCTAGTTATATCGCGAATCTTTTGGATAAACCTCTTAAAGAATTAGAAGGTCTAGTTTACTGCGATGTGTGATttgatcaaaatttttattgtacAGATTTTGAACAATAAATTTCATTCCAATCAATTGATTTGGGATGTCCCAGATCTGACGTGTCTCTGGAAGTGAGTAACATGAAACTCAGAATTTTGGGTATAGGGAATATTTCCCATTTAATTGAAAAGGGGAATAGATCTATGGTTTAGTAACAAAGAAATATAAGCTTTACCTCGTAAAAAAGGACCTTTTGTGGGAATTTACTATAATTCCATTATTCCATTTCTTTTCTAAAGAACGGAATTTGTGTTCAAATCAGCAAAAGTATCATGGTTTTCGAAGTTTATCTATCGCATATAGGCTTATATAATAAGGACATCGTGGCATAACCATCGAGGTTAAGTCTGGGCCTAAAAGATCACATGAAATTATACATAAGATAGACAAGCAAATCTCTTATGAATTTAGGGATactctttaaatttcaattaaaaatGAAGGAGATTCTCCATTCGAGGGGAGTAGACTACTCAAAAATTTTATACCTCTTTTCTGCGATAATTGAGAAAAGGAGTTCATCAACAATGAAAAGTTGTTGGGTTTTTCTTTAGTGATAACTTGAGTAAAgagtaaaaatttttagattatttGATTCTCCATTTTATAGAATTTGAACGCAGAAATtcattattctttattttgGACTTAATTATTTAAGCCGGATGAAAGGAAACTTTCACGTCCGATTTTGAAAGGGGGAGATCCCATTGATCCATTGGTTGGATCCTATCCAAATTTTTCGTTTGCTAGACCCGTCGTTAAAAAGCCTACTTTCTTACGATTACGAGGTTTATTCGAATATGAAATCCAATCCTGGAAATATAGCATACCACTTTTTTTTACTATACAGGGTTTCGATACATTTCGAAATAGAGAAATTTCTAGTGGAGCGGGTGCTATTCGAGAACAACTAGGCGATCTGGATTTGACAATTCTTATAAATTCTTCATTAGTAGAGTGGAAAGAATTAGGAGAAGGGGGATCCACGGGCAATGAAAATGAATGGGAGGCTCGAAAAgttggaagaagaaaaaattttttggttCGACGTATAGAATTAGCTAAACATTTTATCCGAACAAATATAAATCCGGAATGGATGGTTTTATGTCTCTTACCAGTTCTTCCCCCCGAATTGAGACCCATTATTCAAATCGATGGGGGAAAACTAA
Proteins encoded in this region:
- the LOC107472538 gene encoding LOW QUALITY PROTEIN: DNA-directed RNA polymerase subunit beta'-like (The sequence of the model RefSeq protein was modified relative to this genomic sequence to represent the inferred CDS: deleted 3 bases in 2 codons; substituted 1 base at 1 genomic stop codon), with translation MAAVVIKRLKEKERKRSSKSDKPPQTISVVEYDEPRGEIAGYEEEAVAEILAAEIVHDKQIKLPDGHRMPAAEELKQKRYCKWHNSYTHATVRFACVKHIAENIISFFFLSEKCIVGTGLERQVALDSGASAIAEHEGKIFYTDTEKILLLGNGETLNIPLVMYQDSNKNTCMHQKPQVQRGKCIKRGQILADGAATICGELALGKNILVVYMPWEGYNSEDAVLISERLVYEDIYTSFHIRKYEIQTHVTSHGPEKITKEIPHLEAHLLRNLDKNGIVTPGSWVETGDILVGKLTPQMVQESSYAPEDRLLRAILGIQVSSSKETCLKLPIGGRGRVVDVRWIQKKRGSNYNPETIRIYILQKREIKVGDKVAGRHGNKGIVSKILPRQDMPYLQNGRPVDMVFNPLGVPSRMNVGQIFECSLGLAGDMLDRHYRIAPFDERYEQEASRKLVFSELYEASKQTSNPWIFEPEYPGKSRIFDGRTGNPFEQPVIIGKPYILKLIHQVDDKIHGRSCGHYALVTQQPLRGRAKQGGQRVGEMEVWALEGFGVAHILQEMLTYKSDHIKARQIVLATTIIGRTIPKPANAPESFRLLVRELRSLAMELNHFLVSEKNFRIHRKEYKHKQLRIGSVSPQQIIAWAKKILPNGEIVGEVTKPYTFHYKTNKPEKDGLFCERIFGPVKSGICACGNYRVIGEKKKDNQKFCEQCGVEFVDSRIRRYQMGYIKLACPVTHVWYLKRLPSYIANLLDKPLKELEGLVYCDVRMKGNFHVRFXKGEIPLILVGSYPNFSFARPVVKKPTFLRLRGLFEYEIQSWKYSIPLFFTIQGFDTFRNREISSGAGAIREQLGDLDLTILINSSLVEWKELGEGGSTGNENEWEARKVGRRKNFLVRRIELAKHFIRTNINPEWMVLCLLPVLPPELRPIIQIDGGKLMSSDINELYRRVIYRNNTLIDLLTTSRSTPSELVMCQEKLVQEAVDTLLDNGIRGQPMRDGHNKVYKSFSDIIEGKEGRFRETLLGKRVDYSGRSVIVVGPSLSLHRCGLPREIAIELFQTFVIRGLIRKHFASNMGIAKSKIREKEPIVWEILQEIMQGHPVLLNRAPTLHRLGIQAFQPILVKGRAICLHPLVCKGFNADFDGDQMAVHVPLSLEAQTEARLLMFSHMNLLSPSMGDPISVPTQDMLIGLYILTSGNRRGISANRYSPCKRRNSKTERIYKNNNRYTKKKKEPFFCNSYDAIGAYRQKKINFDSPLWFRWRLDQRVISSREAPIEVHYEPLGIYHEIYGHYIVVRSIKKQIRCIYIRTTVGHISFYREIEEAIQGFCRAHLYSI